One part of the Larus michahellis chromosome 22, bLarMic1.1, whole genome shotgun sequence genome encodes these proteins:
- the SCN8A gene encoding sodium channel protein type 8 subunit alpha isoform X6 has product MILTVFCLSVFALIGLQLFMGNLRNKCVIWPINVNETFLDNGSKGFDWEEYTNNMSNFYIIPGAPDPLLCGNSSDAGQCPEGYTCMKAGRNPNYGYTSFDTFSWAFLALFRLMTQDFWENLYQLTLRAAGKTYMIFFVLVIFVGSFYLVNLILAVVAMAYEEQNQATLEEAEQKEAEFKAMLEQLKKQQEEAQAAAMVTSAGTVSEDAVEDDGGGRMSRSSSEISKLSSKSAKERRNRRKKRKDKELSEGDEKCDNEKVFKSESEDGMRRKAFRLPDNRLGRKFSIMNQSLLSIPGSPFLSRHNSKSSIFSYKGRFRDPGSENEFADDEHSTVEESEGRRDSLFIPIRGRDRRSSYSGYSGYSQGSRSSRIFPNLRRNVKRNSTVDCNGVVSLIGGPPSSMPGGRLLPEGTTEIEIRKKPGGSLLVSMDQVNASYGRKDRTNSVMTGLTNTLVEELEESQRKCPPCWYKFANTFLIWECHPYWIKLKEIVNLIVMDPFVDLAITICIVLNTLFMAMEHHPMTPEFEHVLSVGNLVFTGIFTAEMFLKLIAMDPYYYFQEGWNIFDGFIVSLSLMELGLADVEGLSVLRSFRLLRVFKLAKSWPTLNMLIKIIGNSVGALGNLTLVLAIIVFIFAVVGMQLFGKSYKECVCKINPECELPRWHMHDFFHSFLIVFRVLCGEWIETMWDCMEVAGQAMCLIVFMMVMVIGNLVVLNLFLALLLSSFSADNLAATDDDGEMNNLQISVIRIKKGIAWTKAKVREFMQAHFKQREADEVKPLDELYDKKVNCIANHTGADINRDIDYQKNGNGTTSGIGSSVEKYIIDEDHMSFINNPNLTVRVPIAVGESDFENLNTEDFSSDTDPDGSKEKLDETSSSEGSTIDIKPEVEEVPVEAPEEYLDPDACFTEGCMQRCKCCQVNIEEGLGKSWWTLRKTCFLIVEHNWFETFIIFMILLSSGALAFEDIYIEQRKTIRTILEYADKVFTYIFILEMLLKWCAYGFVKFFTNAWCWLDFLIVAVSLVSLIANALGYSELGAIKSLRTLRALRPLRALSRFEGMRVVVNALVGAIPSIMNVLLVCLIFWLIFSIMGVNLFAGKYHYCFNETAEERFEIDIVNNKTDCEALMPPNSTEIRWKNVKINFDNVGAGYLALLQVATFKGWMDIMYAAVDSRKQEEQPKYEDNIYMYIYFVIFIIFGSFFTLNLFIGVIIDNFNQQKKKFGGQDIFMTEEQKKYYNAMKKLGSKKPQKPIPRPLNRIQGAVFDFVTQQAFDIVIMMLICLNMVTMMVETDTQSKQMEDILYWINLVFVIFFTCECVLKMFALRHYYFTIGWNIFDFVVVILSIVGMFLAEIIEKYFVSPTLFRVIRLARIGRILRLIKGAKGIRTLLFALMMSLPALFNIGLLLFLVMFIFSIFGMSNFAYVKHEAGIDDMFNFETFGNSMICLFQITTSAGWDGLLLPILNRPPDCDLDKEHPGSGFKGDCGNPSVGIFFFVSYIIISFLIVVNMYIAIILENFSVATEESADPLSEDDFETFYEIWEKFDPDATQFIEYSKLADFADALEHPLRVPKPNTIELIAMDLPMVSGDRIHCLDILFAFTKRVLGDSGELDILRQQMEERFVASNPSKVSYEPITTTLRRKQEEVSAVVIQRAYRARLARRGFISRRPVSTKLENGGTNREKKEGTPSTASLPSYDSVTKPEKEKQQRAEEGRRERAKRQKDVRESKC; this is encoded by the exons ATGATCTTGACAGTGTTTTGCCTCAGTGTCTTTGCTCTCATCGGGTTGCAGCTCTTTATGGGCAATTTAAGGAACAAGTGTGTGATATGGCCGATTAATGTGAATGAGACTTTCCTGGATAACGGCTCAAAGGGTTTTGACTGGGAGGAATACACCAACAATATGT CAAACTTTTACATAATTCCTGGCGCCCCTGATCCTTTGCTCTGTGGTAACAGCTCGGATGCGGG CCAATGTCCGGAGGGCTACACGTGCATGAAAGCAGGACGGAACCCCAACTACGGTTACACAAGCTTTGACACTTTCAGCTGGGCTTTTCTGGCTTTATTTCGCCTTATGACTCAGGACTTTTGGGAAAACTTGTATCAATTA ACCTTACGAGCAGCAGGAAAAACCTACATGATCTTCTTTGTCTTGGTGATCTTTGTGGGATCGTTCTACCTGGTTAATCTCATTTTGGCTGTGGTGGCTATGGCTTACGAAGAGCAGAACCAGGCCACGCTGGAGGAGGCGGAGCAGAAAGAGGCGGAATTTAAGGCCATGTTGGAGCaactgaaaaagcagcaggaagaagcACAG GCTGCCGCCATGGTCACTTCGGCAGGGACCGTCTCTGAGGATGCTGTGGAAGACGACGGTGGGGGGAGGATGTCTCGGAGCTCTTCTGAGATTTCCAAACTCAGTTCCAAGAGCGCCAAGGAGCGTCGAAACCGAAGGAAAAAGCGAAAGGACAAGGAACTGTCAGAAGGAGATGAGAAGTGTGACAATGAGAAGGTGTTTAAGTCGGAGTCTGAGGATGGCATGAGGAGGAAAGCATTCAGGCTACCAGATAACAGGCTAGGAAGGAAGTTTTCCATCATGAACCAG tctctcctcAGCATCCCAGGGTCCCCTTTTCTCTCCCGACACAACAGCAAGAGCAGCATCTTCAGCTACAAGGGGCGGTTTCGTGACCCGGGTTCGGAGAACGAGTTTGCGGATGACGAGCACAGCACCGTGGAGGAAAGCGAAGGCAGGAGAGATTCCCTCTTCATCCCCATCCGCGGCCGCGACCGCCGGAGCAGCTACAGTGGCTACAGCGGCTACAGCCAAGGCAGCCGCTCCTCGCGGATCTTCCCCAACCTCCGCCGAAACGTGAAGAGGAACAGCACGGTGGACTGCAACGGCGTGGTGTCCCTCATCGGCGGCCCGCCTTCCAGCATGCCCGGGGGACGCCTTCTGCCTGAG GGTACTACTGAAATCGAAATCAGAAAGAAGCCTGGCGGGTCTCTCCTGGTCTCGATGGATCAGGTGAACGCATCCTATGGAAGAAAGGATCGAACCAACAGTGTAATGACGGGGTTGACAAATACCCTTGTTGAGG agctggaggagtCCCAGAGGAAGTGTCCCCCTTGCTGGTACAAATTTGCCAACACGTTCTTGATCTGGGAATGCCACCCGTACTGGATCAAGCTGAAGGAGATCGTGAACTTAATTGTCATGGATCCTTTTGTTGACTTGGCCATCACCATCTGTATTGTGCTGAACACTTTGTTCATGGCAATGGAGCACCATCCTATGACCCCAGAGTTTGAGCACGTGCTCTCCGTAGGAAATCTG GTTTTCACTGGAATTTTCACAGCAGAAATGTTCCTGAAGCTCATCGCCATGGATCCCTACTATTATTTCCAAGAAGGCTGGAACATCTTTGATGGATTTATTGTCTCCCTCAGTTTAATGGAACTGGGTCTGGCAGATGTGGAAGGACTTTCTGTGCTGCGATCTTTCCGATTG ctgaggGTCTTCAAACTGGCCAAGTCCTGGCCCACTCTGAACATGCTGATAAAAATCATCGGTAACTCAGTGGGTGCTTTGGGGAACTTGACCTTGGTGCTAGCCATCATCGTGTTCATCTTTGCTGTGGTGGGCATGCAGCTCTTCGGCAAAAGCTACAAGGAGTGTGTCTGCAAGATCAATCCGGAGTGTGAGCTACCCCGCTGGCACATGCACGATTTCTTCCACTCCTTCCTTATTGTCTTCCGTGTGTTGTGTGGGGAATGGATTGAGACCATGTGGGATTGTATGGAAGTAGCAGGACAGGCCATGTGCTTGATTGTCTTCATGATGGTCATGGTCATCGGAAACTTAGTG GTGCTGAACCTGTTCTTAGCTTTGCTACTGAGCTCCTTCAGTGCGGACAACTTGGCAGCAACAGATGACGACGGGGAGATGAACAACCTGCAGATTTCTGTTATTCGCATCAAGAAGGGCATTGCCTGGACGAAGGCGAAAGTGCGGGAGTTCATGCAGGCTCATTTCAAGCAGAGAGAGGCAGATGAGGTCAAACCCTTGGATGAATTGTACGACAAGAAGGTGAACTGCATTGCTAACCATACGGGGGCTGATATCAACAGAGACATTGATTATCAGAAGAATGGCAATGGCACGACGAGTGGAATTGGGAGCAGTGTGGAGAAGTATATCATAGATGAAGATCACATGTCCTTCATCAATAACCCCAACCTCACTGTCCGGGTGCCTATTGCTGTAGGGGAATCGGATTTTGAAAATCTCAACACAGAAGATTTCAGCAGCGATACAGATCCCGATGGCAGCAAAGAG AAACTCGACGAGACCAGCTCCTCTGAAGGTAGCACCATTGATATAAAGCCTGAAGTGGAAGAAGTCCCTGTGGAGGCACCGGAGGAGTATCTGGACCCTGACGCGTGCTTCACAGAAG GTTGCATGCAGCGCTGCAAATGTTGCCAGGTCAATATCGAGGAAGGGCTGGGGAAGTCTTGGTGGACCTTGAGGAAGACTTGTTTTCTGATTGTGGAGCACAACTGGTTTGAGACTTTCATCATCTTTATGATCCTGCTGAGCAGCGGTGCTCTG GCTTTCGAGGATATTTACATAGAACAGAGGAAAACCATCCGGACCATCCTGGAGTACGCGGACAAGGTCTTCACTTACATTTTCATCCTGGAGATGTTGCTGAAATGGTGTGCTTACGGATTCGTCAAGTTCTTCACGAATGCCTGGTGCTGGCTGGATTTCCTCATTGTGGCT GTCTCTTTAGTCAGCCTTATAGCTAATGCCCTGGGCTACTCGGAACTAGGTGCCATAAAGTCCCTTAGGACACTAAGAGCTTTGAGGCCTTTAAGAGCGTTGTCCCGATTTGAGGGGATGAGG GTGGTTGTCAACGCCTTGGTTGGCGCTATCCCTTCCATTATGAATGTGTTGTTGGTCTGCCTTATCTTCTGGCTGATTTTCAGCATTATGGGGGTTAACCTGTTTGCCGGGAAATATCATTACTGCTTTAATGAAACAGCTGAGGAGCGCTTTGAAATAGATATTGTTAACAACAAGACAGACTGCGAAGCGCTGATGCCACCCAACTCCACTGAGATTCGATGGAAGAACGTGAAAATTAACTTTGACAACGTTGGGGCAGGATATCTGGCTCTTCTGCAAGTT GCCACTTTCAAGGGCTGGATGGACATCATGTATGCCGCGGTGGACTCCAGAAAG CAAGAAGAGCAACCCAAGTACGAGGACAACATTTACATGTACATATATTTTGTTATCTTCATTATCTTCGGCTCCTTTTTCACCCTGAACTTGTTCATTGGTGTCATCATTGACAACTTCaatcaacaaaagaaaaag TTTGGAGGTCAAGATATTTTCAtgacagaagaacaaaagaagTACTATAATGCCATGAAAAAACTGGGTTCAAAGAAACCTCAGAAACCTATTCCCCGACCTCTG AACCGCATCCAAGGAGCTGTCTTTGACTTTGTTACTCAGCAAGCATTTGATATAGTCATCATGATGCTCATTTGCCTCAACATGGTGACCATGATGGTGGAGACGGACACACAAAGCAAGCAGATGGAGGACATCCTTTACTGGATCAACCTGGTGTTTGTCATCTTCTTCACCTGTGAGTGTGTGCTGAAGATGTTCGCCTTGCGGCACTATTATTTCACCATCGGGTGGAACATTTTTGACTTCGTGGTTGTGATTCTGTCCATCGTGG GAATGTTCCTGGCTGAAATCATTGAGAAGTATTTTGTGTCACCCACTCTATTCCGAGTCATCCGACTGGCTCGCATTGGACGTATCCTGCGTTTGATCAAAGGAGCCAAAGGGATCCGCACTTTGCTTTTTGCCTTAATGATGTCCTTGCCTGCCTTGTTCAACATTGGCCTCTTGCTGTTCTTGGTCATGTTCATCTTCTCCATCTTTGGCATGTCAAACTTTGCCTACGTCAAGCATGAGGCTGGCATAGACGATATGTTCAACTTTGAGACCTTTGGCAACAGCATGATCTGCTTGTTCCAGATCACCACATCAGCTGGCTGGGATGGGCTCCTGCTGCCAATCCTAAACCGGCCTCCAGACTGCGACCTGGACAAGGAGCATCCTGGGAGTGGTTTTAAGGGGGATTGTGGGAACCCCTCAGTggggatatttttctttgtgaGTTATATCATCATCTCCTTCCTGATCGTGGTCAACATGTACATTGCCATCATCCTGGAGAACTTCAGCGTGGCGACAGAGGAGAGCGCAGATCCACTAAGTGAGGACGACTTTGAGACCTTCTACGAGATCTGGGAAAAGTTCGACCCTGACGCCACCCAGTTCATAGAGTACAGCAAGCTCGCAGACTTTGCTGATGCTCTGGAACATCCTCTCCGCGTCCCCAAACCCAACACCATCGAACTCATCGCCATGGACCTGCCTATGGTAAGTGGAGACAGGATCCACTGTTTAGACATCCTGTTTGCCTTCACCAAACGCGTCCTGGGGGACAGTGGAGAGCTGGATATCCTGAGACAGCAGATGGAGGAAAGATTCGTGGCGTCCAACCCTTCCAAAGTGTCTTATGAGCCTATCACAACGACGCTCCGGCGTAAGCAGGAAGAAGTTTCGGCGGTGGTCATCCAGAGGGCTTACAGGGCTCGTTTAGCACGACGGGGCTTTATTAGCCGAAGGCCTGTCTCCACAAAACTGGAAAATGGAGGAAcgaacagggagaaaaaggaaggcaCCCCATCTACCGCGTCCCTCCCCTCGTACGACAGCGTCACCAAGCCCGAGAAGGAGAAACAGCAACGGGCGGAGGAAGGAAGACGAGAAAGAGCGAAAAGACAAAAAGACGTCAGGGAATCCAAGTGTTGa